One part of the Vicia villosa cultivar HV-30 ecotype Madison, WI linkage group LG6, Vvil1.0, whole genome shotgun sequence genome encodes these proteins:
- the LOC131612551 gene encoding uncharacterized protein LOC131612551, with protein MYKNIPEKRNLVFRKLGILLRGNSRMCFSAFPSIETEVVFRDTLNTPVVMSSNRKIAFMFLTLGSLPFKKLWDNFFQGHEGKLSIYVHEYRTKPIHVSRNFVDG; from the exons ATGTATAAGAACATACCGGAAAAGAGAAATCTTGTGTTTCGCAAGCTAGGGATTTTGTTGAGGGGGAACTCGAGGATGTGCTTTTCTGCATTTCCATCCATTGAAA CAGAGGTTGTTTTTAGAGATACTTTGAACACACCAGTAGTTATGTCATCGAATCGAAAAATTGCTTTCATGTTTTTAACGCTGGGTTCTCTACCGTTTAAAAAATTATGGGATAACTTCTTCCAA GGTCATGAAGGGAAGTTATCCATTTATGTGCACGAGTATCGGACCAAACCAATTCATGTGAGCCGTAACTTTGTTGATGGTTGA
- the LOC131610220 gene encoding triosephosphate isomerase, chloroplastic — protein sequence MAVTSTSLASQLSIGLRRQPSPKFDSLSSQSLSFDPNIRLSVSSPKPSRTVIAMAGSGKFFVGGNWKCNGTKDSISKLIADLNNAKLEPDVDVVVAPPFVYIDQVKTSLTDRIEVSAQNSWVGKGGAFTGEISVEQLKDLGCKWVILGHSERRHVIGEKDEFIGKKAAYALSEGLGVIACIGELLEEREAGKTFDVCFQQLKAYADAVPSWDNIVIAYEPVWAIGTGKVASPEQAQEVHIALRDWLKNNVSAEVASKTRIIYGGSVNGGNSAELAKKEDIDGFLVGGASLKGPEFATIVNSVTSKKVAA from the exons ATGGCGGTAACTTCCACATCACTCGCTTCTCAACTCTCCATTGGTCTCCGCCGCCAACCTTCCCCCAAGTTCGATTCCCTCTCTTCCCAATCTCTCTCCTTCGATCCAAATATTCGCTTATCTGTCTCTTCCCCCAAACCCTCCCGCACCGTTATCGCCATGGCTGGTTCCGGAAAG TTCTTTGTTGGTGGCAATTGGAAGTGT AATGGAACAAAAGACTCCATCAGCAAGCTTATCGCTGACTTGAACAATGCAAAATTGGAGCCTGATGTTG ATGTTGTCGTTGCACCTCCCTTTGTGTACATCGATCAGGTGAAAACCTCACTTACAGATAGGATTGAAGTATCTGCCCAGAATTCTTGGGTGGGAAAAGGTGGTGCTTTCACTGGAGAAATCAG TGTAGAACAACTGAAAGACCTTGGATGCAAGTGGGTTATTCTTGGACATTCTGAGCGAAGGCATGTTATTGGAGAAAAGGATGAG TTTATAGGAAAGAAAGCTGCATATGCTTTGAGCGAGGGTCTTGGAGTGATTGCATGCATTGGGGAATTGTTGGAAGAAAGAGAAGCTGGGAAAACTTTTGATGTCTGTTTCCAACAATTGAAGGCTTATGCAG ATGCGGTGCCTAGTTGGGATAATATTGTTATTGCATATGAACCTGTATGGGCCATTGGAACTGGCAAAGTGGCCTCTCCCGAGCAAGCTCAAGAAGTGCATATAGCTCTTCGTGATTGGCTTAAAAATAatgtctcagctgaggttgcaTCTAAAACACGAATTATTTATGGAG GATCTGTAAATGGAGGGAACAGTGCAGAGCTTGCAAAGAAAGAAGATATTGATGGATTTCTTGTTGGTGGTGCTTCATTAAAG GGTCCTGAGTTTGCCACCATTGTCAATTCAGTGACATCCAAGAAAGTCGCGGCTTGA